The stretch of DNA TTGTAGCCATAAAAATGGGATGGATCCAATTAATTTTCCGAATAGGGTATCACGTATAAGTTTAATTCCACCCGCCGCCATCAATCCAGGAATCAATAACACAAGAAAAGCTAACATTCGTGCCAATAGTATTCATCTCCTACTGCATTAAATTAAATTACTAAATTAAAGAAAGCTGTTAATTATTCAGCCGTGCATGCCGTAAGGGTGCAGATTTACGATAAACAATAGCATTTTTAACAGAGCCAATTAAATTATAATCTAGTCTAGTTTAACACGGAATATCATTTTCGTTCCATTGCACTACCCTAGAATAATTGTCAGGTCAAACTCAATGAGGTATGATAGAGGAAGGTTTTGCAATATATTGCACACGACGAAAGAGGGATGTGAATGTCCTTGCAAAATGTTTTAATCATTGGAGGCGGCGTTGGCGGAACCGCGATTTTGAAATTATTATTATCAGCTGAATTTTTTCATGTAAAACGAGTAGTTGATATTGATGAACGAGCACCTGCCATTCAGATTGCAAAACAGCATAACATTCCAGCAAGTGCGGAATGGAAGCCTTTTTTAACTGATGATTTACATATGATTTTTGATTTGACTGGTCAGCCTGAAATTTTTGATGAACTTTTAATGGAAAGACCCTCACAAACCGTCTTAATACCTGGGTCAGTGGCGAATATACTGATTCGCTTGATAAGAGAAAAGGACCAATTTATTCAAACGATTCGTGAAGAAACACATAAACAACAATTGATTTTTAATTCGATTGAAGAAGGTATGATAGGTATTGATGCCAATGGAAACGTCAACTTCTTCAATAAAAGTGCTGAGAGAATGACTGATATTTTAATGGACCAAGCTCTTGGTAAGCCAATTTATGATGTCATTGCTTCCAGTGAATTACCCCGAACTTTTGAAACCGGCAGAACAGAAGTGAATCGCGAATTAGTACTGAGTAATGGTACGAAAATTGTCACTTCAAGATTTCCCGTCATAGATGAAAAAGGTGTCCGTATCGGGGCATTTTCAGTTTTCAAGGATATTACGGAAGTCGTTAGTTTAGCAGGTGAAATAACCAATTTAAAAGAAATACAGACCATGCTTCAAGCTATCATCCAGTCAAGTGATGATGCCATTTCCGTTGTGGATGAAGAAGGGAAGGGTATTTTGATTAACCCTGCCTATACGAGAATTACGGGTCTGGAAACAGATGATATTATCGGAAAGCCAGCAACTG from Paenisporosarcina sp. FSL H8-0542 encodes:
- a CDS encoding DUF2627 domain-containing protein; the encoded protein is MARMLAFLVLLIPGLMAAGGIKLIRDTLFGKLIGSIPFLWLQFLIGIVLLVIGFGFFAGFLLHRDRKNGKVQAKFAKGKTKN